From one Lolium rigidum isolate FL_2022 chromosome 4, APGP_CSIRO_Lrig_0.1, whole genome shotgun sequence genomic stretch:
- the LOC124648953 gene encoding uncharacterized protein K02A2.6-like → SALKTIPITWPFAVWGLDMVGPFKTARGGMTHLLVMIDKFTKWIEAKPIKKLDGSTAVTFLKEIIVRYGYPHSIITDNGSNFAEGIFKRYCGEMGIRMDLSSVAHPETNGQVEKANGLILAGIRPRLVEPLERSAGCWIEELPSVLWSLRTTPNRSVGFTPFFLVYGAEAVLPTDIEHDAPRIKLYTEAEAKEAREDGVDLVEEARLLAQSRSAIYQQSLRRYHSRKVQPLAFREGDLVLRLI, encoded by the coding sequence tccgccttgaagaccatccccattacctggccatttgccgtatggggcttggacatGGTGGGCccgttcaaaacagcccgaggcggcatgacccacctcttggtgatgattgacaaattcaccaagtggattgaagccaagccgatcaagaagctggacggctccacagctgtcacattcctcaaggagataATTGTGAGgtacggctacccccacagcatcatcaccgacaacggcagcaacttcgccgaaggcatattCAAGCGCTActgtggggagatggggatccggatggacctatcatcagtggcgcacccagaaaccaacggccaagtggagaaggcaaacggcttgatcctagccggcatccggccccggctggtagaGCCGctcgagcgctcagccggctgctggatagaAGAGCTGCCCTCCGTGCTTTGGAGTCTGCGCACCACGCCAAACCGCTCCGTCGGCTTCACgccattcttcctcgtatacggggccgaagccgtcctgccgaccgatatcgagcacgacgcgccaaggatcaagctctacacggaagctgaagccaaagaagctcgtgaagatggagtcgacctggtcgaagaggcccggctgctggctcAGTCCAgatcagccatataccagcaaagcctccgacgctatcacagccggaaggtgcagcccttagcattccgagaaggagacctagtactccggctgatc